The bacterium region GGATGAAGCCGTCTACGCATCCCACCCACCTCCGTCATATAATGTACCCTCAGTATGGGCTCGACCTACGAAGAAGTTGTGAACCCGTAGTGAAGATGTGGTGAATCGGCGGCGTCCGACCCTCGCCCCCACTCCCACGCGGCCGAGGCGGCGCGAACCGGCAGACCGACCGCGCGGACGACCCGCGGCGCGACGGCAGGCCGGCTGGTTTCGTTGGGGGCCTGCCCCGCCGCGGACGAGCCCTCGCCCCTCACCGCGTCAGCGTCAACGTCGCGCGGGTCACCCGGCGCTGGTCCGAGTCCTCGAGCGCCTTGCCGACGTCGCGGAGCGGGTACTCGGCGTCGAGGAGTGCCTCGAACGGATATCGTTCGCGGGTCGCGCCGAGAAAATCCAGGGCGCGCTTCAGGTACCACGGATGGTAGCGGATCACCGGAAGGATCTGCACGGCGCGGCGGGTGAGCGCGCCGGGGTCGAACGGCGTCATCTGGCCGGGGGAGATGTTCCCGACTTCCACCACCCGTCCGCCGGGGTGGACGAGGTGGATCGACTCGGCAAACGCCGCCGGAACGCCGGTGACTTCGACGGCCACGTCCGCCCCCGCCCCGCCGGTGAGGGCGGCAACCCGTTCCGCGCGGCGCTCGGGCGTTTCGTGCTCGCGGAGGTCGATCACCAGATCGGCCCCGAAGCGGTGGGCGAGCTCCAACCGCCTCGCCACACCGTCGATGACGATCGTATGCGCGCCGCGCGCTTTGGCGACCGCCAGCGCGCACAGCCCCAGGCCGCCCGCCCCCTGCACGACGACGTGTTCCCCGGATGTCACCTTCGCCTGGTCGAGCGCGAACAGCAGCTCCGACAGCGCGCAGTTTGCGCTTGCGGCCGCCGCGTCGGGCACCCCGGCGGGGACGACATAAAAGTACTGGTCCGGGTGGATGTAGTAGTGCGTGCCGAAGGCCCCGTGGAAGTGCGGAGGGTCGTCGGCCGGTCGAGCCCAGTAGCGGTAGCAGTTGGTGCAGAGGTTGAACCGTCCGGCCTGACAAGCCGAACATTTGCGACAGGTGATAAAGTACGCGCAGGCCACCCGGTCGCCGGGGTGCACCGGAACCCCGGCAAAGTCCGTGTCGACCCCGCGGCCGAGCGCGAGCACGCGCCCCAGCATCTCGTGGCCCAGCACGCTGCCCATCTTGACCGTGGGATGATGCCCCCGCCAGATGTGGAGC contains the following coding sequences:
- a CDS encoding zinc-binding dehydrogenase, which codes for MRGTVVVLVAPRRTELREYEVADPGPGEILLEVTRANVCGSELHIWRGHHPTVKMGSVLGHEMLGRVLALGRGVDTDFAGVPVHPGDRVACAYFITCRKCSACQAGRFNLCTNCYRYWARPADDPPHFHGAFGTHYYIHPDQYFYVVPAGVPDAAAASANCALSELLFALDQAKVTSGEHVVVQGAGGLGLCALAVAKARGAHTIVIDGVARRLELAHRFGADLVIDLREHETPERRAERVAALTGGAGADVAVEVTGVPAAFAESIHLVHPGGRVVEVGNISPGQMTPFDPGALTRRAVQILPVIRYHPWYLKRALDFLGATRERYPFEALLDAEYPLRDVGKALEDSDQRRVTRATLTLTR